A section of the Enterobacter sp. C2 genome encodes:
- a CDS encoding Na+/H+ antiporter, which yields MEIFFTILIMTLVVSLSGVITRVLPFQIPLPLMQIAIGAMLALPTFGLHVEFDPELFLVLFIPPLLFADGWKTPTREFLEHGREILGLALALVLVTVVGIGFLIYWIVPGIPLVPALALAAVLSPTDAVALSGIVGEGRIPKKIMGILQGEALMNDASGLVSLKFAVAVAMGTMVFTVGGASVEFLKVAVGGILAGFIVSWLYGRSLRFLSRWGGDEPATQIVLLFLLPFASYLIAEHIGFSGILAAVAAGMTITRSGVMRRAPLAMRLRANSTWSMLEFVFNGMVFLLLGLQLPGILESSLVAAEADPNVETWMLFTDIVLIYAALMLVRFGWLWTMKKFSQRFLTSKPMEFGSWSTRELLIASFAGVRGAITLAGVLSIPLLLPDGNVFPARYELVFLAAGVILFSLFVGVVMLPILLQHMEVGDHVQQAKEERLARSVTADVAIVAIQKMQERLAANSEENIDNELLTEVSSRVIGNLRRRAEGRNNAEGSMQEENLERRFRLAALRSERAELYHLRATRQISNETMQKLLHDLDLLEALLIENK from the coding sequence ATGGAAATCTTCTTTACCATTCTCATCATGACCCTTGTGGTCTCTCTCTCCGGCGTTATCACGCGCGTTTTACCGTTCCAGATCCCGCTGCCGCTGATGCAGATTGCCATCGGCGCAATGCTGGCACTGCCGACGTTTGGCCTGCACGTTGAGTTCGATCCCGAGCTGTTTCTGGTGCTGTTCATTCCACCGCTGCTGTTCGCCGACGGCTGGAAAACGCCGACGCGGGAGTTCCTCGAACACGGGCGGGAGATCCTCGGTCTCGCGCTGGCGCTGGTGCTGGTCACCGTGGTCGGCATTGGCTTCCTTATCTACTGGATCGTACCGGGTATTCCGCTGGTGCCGGCCTTAGCGCTGGCAGCCGTGCTCTCTCCGACCGACGCCGTGGCGCTCTCCGGCATCGTCGGAGAGGGACGCATCCCGAAAAAAATCATGGGCATTCTGCAGGGCGAAGCGTTAATGAACGACGCCTCCGGCCTGGTTTCGCTGAAGTTTGCCGTCGCGGTGGCGATGGGCACGATGGTGTTTACCGTCGGCGGGGCCTCGGTAGAGTTCCTTAAGGTGGCGGTGGGCGGTATCCTGGCGGGCTTCATCGTGAGCTGGCTGTATGGCCGCTCGCTGCGCTTCCTCAGCCGCTGGGGCGGCGATGAGCCAGCGACGCAGATCGTGCTGCTGTTCCTGCTGCCGTTTGCCTCCTACCTGATTGCGGAACACATTGGCTTCTCGGGCATTCTGGCCGCCGTAGCGGCAGGGATGACCATCACCCGCTCCGGAGTGATGCGCCGCGCGCCGCTGGCGATGCGCCTGCGGGCCAACAGCACCTGGTCGATGCTGGAGTTTGTGTTTAACGGCATGGTGTTCCTGCTGCTGGGCCTGCAACTGCCGGGGATCCTCGAATCCTCGCTGGTGGCCGCCGAGGCCGACCCCAACGTCGAAACCTGGATGCTGTTTACCGACATCGTGCTGATCTACGCCGCGCTGATGCTGGTGCGTTTCGGCTGGCTGTGGACAATGAAAAAATTCAGTCAGCGCTTCTTAACCAGCAAGCCGATGGAGTTCGGCTCCTGGAGTACCCGTGAGCTGCTGATCGCCTCTTTCGCCGGGGTGCGTGGGGCCATTACCCTCGCGGGCGTGCTCTCTATCCCGCTGCTGCTGCCTGACGGTAACGTCTTCCCGGCCCGCTACGAACTGGTGTTCCTCGCTGCCGGTGTGATCCTCTTCTCGCTGTTTGTTGGTGTGGTAATGCTGCCGATCCTGCTTCAGCATATGGAGGTTGGGGACCATGTTCAGCAGGCGAAAGAGGAGCGTCTGGCGCGTTCGGTCACTGCCGATGTGGCGATTGTGGCGATCCAGAAAATGCAGGAGCGTCTGGCGGCCAACAGCGAAGAGAACATCGATAATGAGCTGCTGACCGAGGTAAGCTCACGAGTAATCGGTAACCTGCGCCGTCGGGCCGAAGGGCGTAACAACGCTGAGGGCTCAATGCAGGAGGAGAACCTTGAGCGTCGTTTCCGTCTGGCCGCGCTGCGCTCCGAGCGCGCCGAGCTGTATCACCTGCGGGCCACGCGACAGATCAGTAACGAGACGATGCAGAAGCTGCTACACGATCTCGACCTGCTGGAAGCACTGCTGATAGAGAATAAATAA
- a CDS encoding NCS2 family permease, whose product MSTPSARTGGSLDAWFKISARGSTVRQEVVAGLTTFLAMVYSVIVVPGMLGKAGFPPAAVFVATCLVAGVGSIVMGLWANLPLAIGCAISLTAFTAFSLVLGQQISVPVALGAVFLMGVLFTVISATGIRSWILRNLPQGVAHGTGIGIGLFLLLIAANGVGLVVKNPIEGLPVALGNFDSFPVMMSLIGLAVIIGLEKLKVPGGILLTIIGVSIVGLLFDPTVHFSGIFAMPSLSDDQGNSLIGSLDIVGALNPLVLPSVLALVMTAVFDATGTIRAVAGQANLLDKDGQIIDGGKALTTDSLSSVFSGLVGAAPAAVYIESAAGTAAGGKTGLTAITVGVLFLLILFLSPLSYLVPAYATAPALMYVGLLMLSNVAKIDFADFVDAMAGLITAVFIVLTCNIVTGIMIGFASLVIGRIVSGEWRRLNIGTVVIAIALVAFYAGGWAI is encoded by the coding sequence ATGTCTACGCCTTCAGCGCGTACCGGCGGTTCGCTTGACGCCTGGTTTAAAATTTCTGCTCGTGGCAGCACTGTCCGTCAGGAAGTCGTCGCCGGGTTAACCACCTTCCTCGCGATGGTCTACTCCGTGATCGTCGTTCCAGGCATGTTAGGAAAAGCGGGTTTCCCACCCGCCGCGGTGTTCGTTGCTACCTGTCTGGTGGCCGGTGTGGGCTCAATCGTCATGGGGCTGTGGGCAAACCTGCCGCTGGCCATTGGCTGTGCCATCTCACTGACCGCCTTTACCGCCTTCAGCCTGGTGCTGGGCCAGCAGATTAGCGTCCCGGTCGCCCTTGGCGCAGTGTTCCTGATGGGCGTCCTGTTTACCGTGATCTCCGCCACCGGCATTCGTAGCTGGATCCTGCGCAACTTGCCGCAGGGCGTGGCGCATGGCACTGGGATCGGTATCGGCCTGTTCCTGCTGCTGATCGCCGCCAACGGCGTTGGCCTGGTGGTGAAAAACCCGATTGAAGGGCTGCCGGTGGCGCTGGGCAACTTCGACAGCTTCCCGGTGATGATGTCTCTGATTGGTCTGGCTGTGATTATCGGCCTGGAGAAGCTGAAGGTGCCGGGCGGTATCCTGCTGACCATCATTGGCGTGTCGATTGTGGGTCTGCTTTTCGATCCGACCGTACACTTCTCCGGCATTTTTGCTATGCCGTCGCTGAGCGACGATCAAGGCAACTCGCTGATCGGTAGCCTGGACATCGTTGGCGCGTTGAACCCGCTGGTGCTGCCAAGCGTGCTGGCGCTGGTGATGACGGCGGTGTTCGATGCCACCGGGACTATCCGCGCGGTAGCTGGCCAGGCAAACCTGCTGGATAAAGACGGCCAGATTATCGATGGCGGCAAAGCGCTGACCACCGACTCCCTGAGCAGCGTCTTCTCCGGCCTGGTGGGTGCAGCCCCGGCAGCGGTCTATATCGAATCGGCGGCCGGTACGGCAGCGGGCGGTAAAACCGGGCTGACGGCCATTACCGTTGGCGTGCTGTTCCTGCTGATCCTGTTCCTCTCCCCGCTCTCCTACCTGGTTCCGGCCTACGCCACGGCGCCGGCGCTGATGTACGTTGGCCTGCTGATGCTGAGCAACGTGGCTAAAATCGACTTTGCCGATTTTGTTGATGCGATGGCCGGTCTGATCACCGCCGTCTTTATCGTGCTGACCTGTAACATCGTTACCGGCATCATGATCGGCTTCGCCTCGCTGGTGATTGGCCGCATCGTCTCTGGCGAATGGCGTCGTCTGAATATCGGCACGGTGGTGATCGCCATTGCGCTGGTGGCCTTCTACGCGGGCGGCTGGGCAATCTAA